The Novibacillus thermophilus genome segment TAGTGAAGAGAGAGAGAAGGGAATTTAACACTATCCTGATATATATACTCGCTCTCGTAGGAGCTACAATTTCAGTTTTTCCGTTCTATTGGATGTTCACGGCGTCAACGTTAACTGAATCTGAAATTTTTAAAATCCCTCCAAATTTGATACCCAGCTCCCACTTTATGGATAACTTAGATCAGCTGCAGAATGCCTGGCCCATATGGAGAGCCTTGTTTAACAGTGTTTTCGTTTCTGGTATTACAACGGTCTCCACAGTGTTTTTTTCAGCTTTAGCTGGTTTTGCCTTTGCCAAATATGAGTTTAAAGGTCGCGAACTGCTATTTTTTGTTGTGTTGTTAGTCATGATGGTGCCTACCCAAGTGATGTTGGTGCCAATGTTTATCATCATGATGAATTTTGATTGGATCGACACGTATTATGCTTTAATTGTCCCATTTCTTGTCACTCCGTTCGGTGTCTTTTTAATGAGACAGCAGATGATGGGCTTACCTACAGAGTTAATTGAAGCGGCACGTATTGATGGATGTCAAGATATAGGCATTTTTTTCAAGATTGTGTTACCCATCATGAAACCAGCTTGTGCTGCCTTGGGTATTGTCACGTTTATGCAACAGTGGGGAAATTTTATTTGGCCATTAGTCGTCGTAAATTCAAAAGAAATGTACACCTTGCCTTTGATGTTGGCCATGATGGTGCAGCCAGGGCAAGTCGTTCAATATGGACCGATTATGGTAGGAGCCGTATTGGGATTGATTCCAATGTTATGCATATTTCTGATATTTCAAAAGTATTTTATTTCTGGTATCTTTAGCGGCTCTCTAAAAGGATAGAATGGGAGAAACACTGGGACTTCCAACTAGAGTGAGATTTTCCATGTCGGGTTTATGTTGAGCCATTTCAAAAATGTCTCTCAAGAGCGGGATTGAACTCCGTTCTGACTGAGGGTCTTGAAACGGGCTCTTTTTTTTTTATCCTCTGTTTTTTACATATTATCGTGCAGATTTGTGCATTAACAGTATCAAAATACTTCTTATAAAATAAAGGGCGTCGAAGGTTTACAGGAGGAGGAGAGAAAGCAGATGAGAAAAATACTGTTAGTGTTAATGGCGCTG includes the following:
- a CDS encoding carbohydrate ABC transporter permease, which encodes MKRERREFNTILIYILALVGATISVFPFYWMFTASTLTESEIFKIPPNLIPSSHFMDNLDQLQNAWPIWRALFNSVFVSGITTVSTVFFSALAGFAFAKYEFKGRELLFFVVLLVMMVPTQVMLVPMFIIMMNFDWIDTYYALIVPFLVTPFGVFLMRQQMMGLPTELIEAARIDGCQDIGIFFKIVLPIMKPACAALGIVTFMQQWGNFIWPLVVVNSKEMYTLPLMLAMMVQPGQVVQYGPIMVGAVLGLIPMLCIFLIFQKYFISGIFSGSLKG